CGCGCGGTCGCACATGGCGATGCAGACGTCGATCTTGTTCTTGTAATGGCCGTAGACGGCGCCCCGGGACACCCCTGCGTGGTCGGCTATGTCGCTCATGGTGGTGGCGGCCACCCCTTTGGACAGGAACACGTGTTCCGCGGCATCCAGGATGCGGTCGCGGGTGCGTTGGGACTCTTCCTTCGTCTTGCGGGCCATGCGGGGACCTCCTTCTTAAAAAATCGGCTGCAAAAAAATGGCGACTTCAAAACAAGAAGCCGCCCTTTTCGTCACTGTGAATAAGTGTGAAGCGGGGAGCATACTTCCGAACAAAATAATTAATCAAGCGTGACGGATTAAATGATAGACTCGCTTCCCCACGCGGGAAAGTCGGCGCCTTTCCCCACCTCAGCCCTCCCCGGGCCCATCAGAAATTTTAAAAATGAAGCAAAGAGTCTCTCTACGCACGCTCGCCCTTTCTTCCGTACTAATTCTTATTACCGGTTGCTCGAAACCGGAAGCCCAACAAGCCACCGAGGCTCCCGCCGAAGTCGGCGTCATCGTTGCCCGGGCCACGCCCACCAGCGTCGCCACCGAATTGCCGGGCCGGCTGGAGCCCTACCGCGAGGCCGAAGTGCGCGCGCGGGTGGCCGGCATCGTCACGGCGCGTCTGTACGAGGAAGGCCAGGACGTGACGCGCGGCGCCGCCCTGTTCCAGATCGATCCCGCGCCCTTGCAGGCCGCCTACGATTCCGAAGCCGCGAACCTGGCGCGCGCGCAGGCCAACCTGTCCGCCGCCGCCGACAAGCTGCGCCGCTACGCCGACCTGGTGTCGGACCGCGCCATCAGCGAACGCGACCATGCCGAAAGCGTGGCGCAGGAGCGCCAGGCGCGGGCCGAGGTCGCCCTGGCCCGCGCCAACCTGCAAAGCGCCAAGCTGAAGCTGGATTACGCGCGCGTCACCTCGCCCATCGACGGCCGGGCGCGGCGCGCGCTGGTGACCGAAGGCGCGCTGGTGGGCGAAGGCCAGGCCACGCCGCTGACGGTGGTGCAGCAGATCGATCCCATCTACGTGAACTTCGCCCAACCGGCGGCCGAGGTGATGCAACTGCAAAAGCAGATCCGCGCGGGCGCCCTGGAAGGCGTGGCGCCGGACCAGGTGCGAGTGCGGCTGCTGCTGCCCGACGGCTCCGAGTACGGGCGCGGCGGCACGCTGTCGTTCGCCGACCTGGCAGTGGATCCAGGCACGGACAACGTCACCATGCGGGCGCTGTTCGATAACCCGGACCGCGACCTGCTGCCGGGCATGTATGTGCGGGTGCGGCTGGAGCAGGCGATCAACCGCGACACCTACCTGGTGCCGCGCAACGCCCTGCTGCGCAACGCCGAAGGCGCGCACGTGCTGGCTGCGGATGCGGACGGAGAACTGCAGAAGATCGTCGTCACCGCGCAGCGCCTGCAGGGTCCGAACTGGATCGTCACGCAGGGATTGGCGGGCGGCGAGCGCATCGTCGTCGAGAACGCCGCGCATCTCGCGGCGGGACAGAAAATCAAACCGGTGGAACGCGCCGCGTCCAGCGCGCAGGCTCCCGCCCCCGGCAACCCGGAGGCCGGCGTCCAGGCAAGGACGCCCGCCGCGGGTCAAAAAGGATAAACCGCAATGGCGCGTTTTTTTATCGATCGCCCCGTCTTCGCCTGGGTGATCTCGCTGCTGATCGTGCTGATCGGCATTCTGTCGATCCGCGCGCTGCCGGTGGCGCAGTATCCGGACATCGCTCCGCCGGTGGTCAACGTCGGCGCCAGCTATCCCGGCGCCTCGGCCAAGGTGGTCGAAGAGGCGGTCACCGCCATCATCGAACGCGAGATGAACGGCGCTCCGGGGCTGATGTACACCTCGTCCAGCAGCGACTCGACGGGCTGGGCCAGCATCAACCTGACCTTCAAGCAAGGCACCAATCCGGACCTGGCGGCCGTGGAAGTGC
The sequence above is drawn from the Achromobacter xylosoxidans genome and encodes:
- a CDS encoding MexX/AxyX family multidrug efflux RND transporter periplasmic adaptor subunit, whose amino-acid sequence is MKQRVSLRTLALSSVLILITGCSKPEAQQATEAPAEVGVIVARATPTSVATELPGRLEPYREAEVRARVAGIVTARLYEEGQDVTRGAALFQIDPAPLQAAYDSEAANLARAQANLSAAADKLRRYADLVSDRAISERDHAESVAQERQARAEVALARANLQSAKLKLDYARVTSPIDGRARRALVTEGALVGEGQATPLTVVQQIDPIYVNFAQPAAEVMQLQKQIRAGALEGVAPDQVRVRLLLPDGSEYGRGGTLSFADLAVDPGTDNVTMRALFDNPDRDLLPGMYVRVRLEQAINRDTYLVPRNALLRNAEGAHVLAADADGELQKIVVTAQRLQGPNWIVTQGLAGGERIVVENAAHLAAGQKIKPVERAASSAQAPAPGNPEAGVQARTPAAGQKG